In a single window of the Motilibacter aurantiacus genome:
- a CDS encoding peptide chain release factor 3 has product MSSTAEAAGPLTDEGTGSALPAGDAAGEAARRRTFAVISHPDAGKSTLTEALALHARVIQEAGAVHGKAGRRGTVSDWMEMERNRGISITSSVLQFGYRDAVINLLDTPGHADFSEDTYRVLAAVDGAVMLLDAAKGLEPQTLKLFEVCRAGKVPIITVINKWDRPGKEPLELLDEIESTIGLKPTPVNWPVGIAGDFRGLLDRRTGEYVRFTRTSGGATVAPQEVMDADAAAAREGDAWVTAVEESELLEASGADHDQEAYLAEETSPLLFASAVQNFGVKQLLDTLVELAPAPAPRPDVRGGRRALDAPFSAFVFKVQAGMDTAHRDRVAYARVCSGVFERGMVVTHAASGKPFHTKYAQALFGRERSTLETAYPGDVIGLVNANALRPGDSLYVDKAVEFPAIPSFAPEHFSVMRAKDVGRYKQFRRGVEQLDQEGVVQVLRSDLRGDQAPVLAAVGPMQFEVSAYRMEHEFNAPVHMEPLEYSIARVTDIEAADTLSRLPGTEVMVRSDGTALALFLNKWRMMTVAREHPGLRLDPLVGMAAGV; this is encoded by the coding sequence ATGAGCAGCACAGCCGAGGCAGCGGGCCCGCTCACGGACGAGGGCACCGGCTCGGCCCTGCCCGCGGGGGACGCGGCCGGTGAGGCGGCGCGGCGGCGTACGTTCGCCGTGATCTCGCACCCGGACGCCGGCAAGTCCACGCTCACCGAGGCGCTGGCGCTGCACGCCCGGGTGATCCAGGAGGCGGGCGCCGTGCACGGCAAGGCCGGCCGGCGCGGCACCGTCTCCGACTGGATGGAGATGGAGCGCAACCGCGGCATCTCGATCACGTCGTCGGTGCTGCAGTTCGGCTACCGCGACGCGGTGATCAACCTGCTCGACACCCCGGGCCACGCGGACTTCTCCGAGGACACCTACCGCGTCCTCGCCGCCGTCGACGGCGCGGTCATGCTGCTCGACGCCGCCAAGGGGCTCGAGCCGCAGACGCTCAAGCTCTTCGAGGTGTGCCGCGCGGGCAAGGTCCCGATCATCACCGTGATCAACAAGTGGGACCGCCCCGGCAAGGAGCCGCTCGAGCTGCTCGACGAGATCGAGTCGACCATCGGGCTCAAGCCGACGCCGGTGAACTGGCCGGTCGGCATCGCCGGCGACTTCCGCGGGCTGCTCGACCGGCGCACCGGCGAGTACGTCCGCTTCACCCGCACGTCCGGCGGCGCCACCGTCGCCCCCCAGGAGGTCATGGACGCCGACGCGGCCGCCGCCCGCGAGGGCGACGCCTGGGTGACGGCCGTCGAGGAGTCCGAGCTGCTGGAGGCCAGCGGCGCCGACCACGACCAGGAGGCGTACCTCGCCGAGGAGACGTCCCCGCTGCTGTTCGCCTCGGCCGTGCAGAACTTCGGCGTCAAGCAGCTGCTCGACACGCTCGTCGAGCTGGCGCCCGCACCGGCGCCGCGCCCCGACGTCCGCGGCGGCCGGCGCGCGCTCGACGCGCCGTTCAGCGCGTTCGTGTTCAAGGTGCAGGCGGGCATGGACACCGCGCACCGGGACCGGGTGGCGTACGCGCGGGTGTGCTCCGGCGTCTTCGAGCGCGGCATGGTCGTCACGCACGCCGCCAGCGGCAAGCCGTTCCACACCAAGTACGCCCAGGCGCTCTTCGGGCGCGAGCGCTCGACGCTCGAGACGGCGTACCCCGGGGACGTGATCGGCCTGGTGAACGCCAACGCGCTGCGCCCCGGCGACTCGCTCTACGTCGACAAGGCCGTCGAGTTCCCCGCCATCCCGAGCTTCGCGCCCGAGCACTTCTCGGTCATGCGGGCCAAGGACGTCGGCCGCTACAAGCAGTTCCGCCGCGGTGTCGAGCAGTTGGACCAGGAAGGCGTCGTCCAGGTGCTCCGCTCGGACCTGCGCGGTGACCAGGCGCCCGTGCTGGCGGCGGTCGGGCCCATGCAGTTCGAGGTGTCGGCGTACCGCATGGAGCACGAGTTCAACGCGCCCGTGCACATGGAGCCGCTGGAGTACTCGATCGCGCGCGTCACCGACATCGAGGCCGCCGACACGCTGTCGCGGCTGCCCGGGACCGAGGTGATGGTGCGCAGCGACGGCACCGCGCTGGCGTTGTTCCTGAACAAGTGGCGCATGATGACGGTCGCGCGCGAGCACCCGGGCCTGCGGCTGGACCCGCTGGTGGGCATGGCGGCGGGGGTCTGA
- a CDS encoding N-acetylglucosamine-6-phosphate deacetylase translates to MLLTADRVVTAGQDLRPAWLRVTDGRVAALGQGSIPVAADEHLDGVVVPGFVDVHCHGALGSDFASADAHGVRAAAEFHARAGSTSVVASVATAPLEVMERQVGRLGTLVRSRVVAGVHLEGRFLSPLRRGAHDERLLAPPSPDDLERLLAAGPVAMVTLAPELPGGLEAVRRLADLGVVAALGHSDADAGSASAAVDAGARAVTHLFNGMGPFSHRAPALPGVALTDERLTLELVVDGEHLDPLAVTLALRAAGDRVVLVSDAMSATGQADGRYDLAGQAVDVVDGVPRVVADGSLAGSTTPVAGGLRRLVVESGVPLQEALAAVTSRPAELLGLEGVGDLRPGSYADLVVLDPDAVTVRRVMRGGEWL, encoded by the coding sequence GTGCTGCTCACCGCCGACCGGGTCGTCACCGCCGGGCAGGACCTGCGGCCCGCCTGGCTGCGCGTCACCGACGGGCGCGTCGCCGCGCTCGGCCAGGGCAGCATCCCGGTGGCGGCCGACGAGCACCTCGACGGCGTCGTCGTCCCCGGCTTCGTCGACGTGCACTGCCACGGGGCGCTGGGCTCGGACTTCGCAAGCGCGGACGCGCACGGCGTGCGGGCCGCGGCGGAGTTCCACGCACGCGCCGGCTCCACGTCGGTGGTCGCCTCGGTCGCGACGGCGCCGCTGGAGGTCATGGAGCGGCAGGTGGGGCGGCTCGGCACGCTCGTGCGCTCGCGGGTGGTCGCGGGAGTCCACCTGGAGGGCCGCTTCCTCTCACCGCTGCGCAGGGGCGCGCACGACGAGCGGCTGCTCGCGCCGCCGTCCCCCGACGACCTGGAGCGGCTGCTCGCCGCCGGCCCCGTGGCGATGGTGACGCTCGCGCCGGAGCTGCCCGGAGGGCTCGAGGCCGTACGCCGCCTCGCCGACTTGGGTGTCGTCGCCGCGCTGGGGCACAGTGATGCGGACGCCGGTTCCGCTTCTGCCGCCGTCGACGCCGGGGCGCGCGCGGTCACCCACCTGTTCAACGGGATGGGGCCGTTCTCGCACCGGGCTCCCGCGCTGCCCGGTGTCGCGCTCACGGACGAGCGGCTCACGCTCGAGCTGGTCGTCGACGGCGAGCACCTGGACCCGCTCGCCGTGACCCTCGCGCTCCGGGCCGCGGGGGACCGGGTGGTCCTCGTGAGCGACGCGATGTCGGCGACCGGGCAGGCGGACGGCCGGTACGACCTGGCCGGCCAGGCGGTCGACGTCGTGGACGGGGTGCCACGGGTCGTCGCCGACGGGTCGCTGGCCGGAAGCACCACCCCCGTTGCGGGTGGGCTGCGCCGGCTGGTGGTCGAGTCGGGCGTACCGCTGCAGGAGGCGCTCGCGGCCGTCACGTCGCGGCCCGCCGAGCTGCTCGGGCTGGAGGGCGTCGGGGACCTGCGCCCCGGCTCGTACGCCGACCTCGTCGTGCTCGACCCGGACGCGGTGACGGTCCGGCGGGTGATGCGCGGCGGGGAGTGGCTCTGA
- a CDS encoding copper homeostasis protein CutC: protein MGVLTEVCLDDVDGVLLAESLGADRVELCAGLVEGGTTPSIGTVAVTLSRVTRIGVQVMIRPRGGGFAYSPAEVDTMLADIAAVRALPVPAGVTVGFVLGALTPDGALDDPTMARLVTACGGAPVTMHKAFDTLADLPAALERLVALGVTRVLTSGGATSCAEGVAALAALVQQAAGRIGVLAGGGVRPHNVADLVARTGVQEVHFRAALPVGPAAGSATGVSYDAGPRLATAAGPIREMLRALDGH from the coding sequence GTGGGCGTACTGACGGAGGTCTGCCTCGACGACGTCGACGGCGTGCTGCTCGCCGAGTCGCTGGGCGCGGACCGCGTGGAGCTGTGCGCCGGGCTCGTCGAGGGCGGGACGACGCCGAGCATCGGCACGGTCGCGGTCACCCTGTCGCGGGTCACCCGCATCGGCGTGCAGGTGATGATCCGGCCGCGTGGTGGCGGCTTCGCCTACTCCCCCGCCGAGGTCGACACGATGCTCGCGGACATCGCGGCCGTACGCGCGCTGCCTGTGCCGGCCGGGGTGACCGTCGGCTTCGTGCTCGGTGCGCTCACGCCCGACGGCGCGCTGGACGACCCGACGATGGCCCGTCTCGTCACGGCGTGCGGCGGCGCGCCCGTGACGATGCACAAGGCCTTCGACACGCTGGCCGACCTGCCGGCCGCGCTGGAGCGGCTCGTCGCCCTCGGCGTCACCCGGGTGCTCACGTCGGGCGGCGCGACGTCGTGTGCGGAGGGAGTCGCGGCGCTCGCCGCCCTCGTGCAGCAGGCGGCGGGCCGGATCGGCGTGCTCGCCGGTGGCGGCGTACGCCCGCACAACGTCGCCGACCTGGTCGCCCGCACCGGAGTGCAGGAAGTGCACTTCCGGGCCGCCCTTCCGGTCGGGCCCGCGGCCGGCAGCGCGACCGGCGTCTCCTACGACGCCGGGCCTCGGCTCGCCACCGCCGCCGGCCCGATCCGCGAGATGCTCCGCGCGCTCGACGGGCACTGA
- a CDS encoding serine hydrolase domain-containing protein → MPDRLGSSGLRRFTEAAARCVDDGTVPGLVALVARGKQVHVATPGSVAYGGAPVQRDSVFRASSTSKPVTAAVALALVEEGLLELDAPVERWLPELAGRRVLRRPDGPLEDTVPAHRPATVRDLLTFTAGFGLTMEMFDGPEPWPVVAAADRLRLGLVGPPRPHELPGPDEWVAALGSLPLMAQPGERWLYNTGSQVSGVLVSRAAGAPFSQVLRSRVLGPLGMRDTAFWAADRLVTAYEDTGAGPVVWDAPDGDWARPPAFEDGAGGLVSTADDLLAFARMLLRGGEPVLRASSVEGLTRDQLTPAQRASAGVFLDGRTWGLGGSVVLAGPARGAFGWEGGLGTSWLVDRARDLTVIVLTQRLFRGPGDYAVHAALQEAAYSAVG, encoded by the coding sequence ATGCCTGACCGGCTCGGCTCGTCCGGCCTCCGCCGCTTCACCGAGGCCGCCGCCCGCTGCGTCGACGACGGGACGGTCCCCGGCCTCGTCGCGCTCGTCGCCCGCGGGAAGCAGGTGCACGTGGCCACGCCGGGCTCGGTGGCGTACGGCGGGGCACCCGTGCAGCGGGACTCGGTGTTCCGGGCCTCCTCCACGAGCAAGCCGGTGACGGCCGCCGTGGCGCTCGCGCTCGTCGAGGAGGGCCTGCTGGAGCTGGACGCGCCGGTCGAGCGGTGGCTGCCGGAGCTCGCGGGCCGGCGGGTGCTCCGGCGGCCGGACGGGCCGCTGGAGGACACGGTGCCGGCCCACCGCCCCGCGACCGTGCGCGACCTGCTGACGTTCACGGCGGGCTTCGGCCTCACGATGGAGATGTTCGACGGGCCCGAGCCGTGGCCGGTCGTCGCGGCGGCCGACCGGCTGCGGCTCGGCCTGGTCGGCCCGCCCCGGCCGCACGAGCTGCCCGGGCCCGACGAGTGGGTGGCGGCGCTGGGGTCGCTGCCGCTGATGGCGCAGCCCGGTGAGCGCTGGCTCTACAACACCGGGTCGCAAGTATCGGGCGTGCTCGTGTCCCGCGCGGCCGGGGCACCCTTCTCGCAGGTGCTGCGCTCGCGGGTGCTGGGGCCGCTGGGCATGCGGGACACCGCGTTCTGGGCGGCGGACCGGCTGGTGACCGCGTACGAGGACACCGGGGCGGGCCCCGTCGTGTGGGACGCGCCGGACGGCGACTGGGCGCGGCCGCCGGCGTTCGAGGACGGGGCCGGCGGCCTGGTGTCCACGGCCGACGACCTGCTGGCGTTCGCCCGGATGCTGCTGCGCGGCGGCGAGCCCGTGCTCCGCGCTTCCTCGGTGGAGGGGTTGACCCGCGACCAGCTCACCCCGGCGCAACGCGCAAGCGCCGGCGTCTTCCTGGACGGGCGTACGTGGGGGCTGGGCGGGTCGGTCGTGCTCGCGGGCCCGGCCCGGGGGGCGTTCGGGTGGGAGGGCGGGCTGGGCACGTCGTGGCTCGTCGACCGGGCCCGCGACCTCACGGTGATCGTGCTGACCCAGCGGCTGTTCCGGGGGCCGGGCGACTACGCGGTGCACGCCGCGCTGCAGGAGGCGGCGTACTCGGCGGTCGGGTGA
- a CDS encoding TIGR03086 family metal-binding protein, translating to MLDLTPTARTVAGVVAGVRDDQLAAPTPCPDLSVGALLHHLEGVCLGFTAAARKDPVGGSAAPVADAAELRPGWRDELPGLLAMVAEAWLAPAAWAGPTRVGGIDLPGEAAGVFALDELMVHGWDLAAATGRPYHWDEGLTVALHAFLQGAVEPDGTPGLFGPPVPVPDGAPLGDRVLGLTGRDPQWRPAVAHA from the coding sequence ATGCTCGACCTCACGCCCACCGCCCGGACGGTCGCCGGGGTGGTCGCCGGCGTGCGCGACGACCAGCTGGCCGCGCCGACGCCCTGCCCGGACCTGTCGGTCGGGGCGCTCCTGCACCACCTGGAGGGCGTCTGCCTCGGCTTCACGGCGGCGGCGCGCAAGGACCCCGTCGGCGGCAGCGCGGCGCCCGTCGCGGACGCGGCCGAGCTCCGGCCCGGCTGGCGGGACGAGCTCCCCGGGCTGCTGGCCATGGTGGCGGAGGCCTGGCTCGCCCCGGCCGCGTGGGCCGGGCCGACGCGCGTCGGCGGGATCGACCTGCCCGGCGAGGCGGCGGGCGTCTTCGCGCTGGACGAGCTGATGGTGCACGGGTGGGACCTGGCGGCCGCGACCGGGCGGCCGTACCACTGGGACGAGGGGCTGACCGTCGCCCTCCACGCCTTCCTGCAGGGCGCCGTCGAGCCGGACGGGACACCCGGCCTGTTCGGGCCACCGGTGCCGGTGCCGGACGGCGCGCCGCTGGGCGACCGCGTGCTGGGGCTCACCGGGCGCGACCCGCAGTGGCGCCCCGCGGTCGCGCATGCCTGA
- a CDS encoding SIS domain-containing protein: protein MATFVETEIAAQPECWRRAAGLAPAYAEALPQPGERVAVVGCGTSWFMAMSYAALREQAGQGWTDAFAGSEFPTGREYDRLVAITRSGTTSEIVSLLQQTAIPATVITACPGEPAAAQAGGVVDLSFADEESVVQTRFATTTLALLRASLGESIDAAAADAEAALTVEVSGWVPATQVSFLGRGWTVGLAHEAALKAREASQSWCEAYPAMDYRHGPIAVAEAGRLVWMFGEPPAGLTDDVERTGAELVTSELDPLAHLVVAQRLAVAKAQALGLDPDRPRSLTRAVVLSPGQV, encoded by the coding sequence GTGGCCACGTTCGTCGAGACCGAGATCGCCGCCCAGCCGGAGTGCTGGCGGCGCGCGGCGGGGCTCGCCCCCGCGTACGCCGAGGCCCTGCCGCAGCCCGGGGAGCGCGTCGCGGTCGTCGGGTGCGGCACGAGCTGGTTCATGGCGATGAGCTACGCCGCGCTGCGCGAGCAGGCCGGGCAGGGCTGGACGGACGCGTTCGCGGGGTCGGAGTTCCCGACCGGCCGGGAGTACGACCGGCTCGTCGCCATCACGCGCTCGGGCACGACGAGCGAGATCGTCAGCCTGCTCCAGCAAACCGCGATTCCTGCGACCGTGATCACTGCTTGCCCCGGCGAGCCCGCGGCCGCGCAGGCGGGAGGCGTCGTGGACCTGTCCTTCGCCGACGAGGAGTCCGTGGTCCAGACCCGGTTCGCCACGACGACGCTGGCGCTGCTGCGCGCGTCCCTCGGCGAGTCGATCGACGCCGCGGCGGCCGACGCGGAGGCGGCGTTGACGGTCGAGGTGTCGGGATGGGTCCCGGCGACGCAGGTGTCGTTCCTGGGGCGCGGCTGGACCGTCGGGCTCGCGCACGAGGCCGCGCTCAAGGCGCGCGAGGCGTCGCAGTCGTGGTGCGAGGCGTACCCCGCGATGGACTACCGGCACGGCCCGATCGCGGTCGCCGAGGCCGGGCGGCTGGTGTGGATGTTCGGTGAGCCGCCCGCCGGGCTGACCGACGACGTCGAGCGGACCGGCGCGGAGCTCGTGACGAGCGAGCTGGACCCGCTGGCCCACCTCGTCGTCGCCCAGCGGCTCGCCGTCGCGAAGGCGCAGGCGCTCGGACTCGACCCGGACCGGCCGCGCTCGCTCACCCGTGCGGTCGTGCTCTCCCCGGGGCAGGTCTGA
- a CDS encoding Ig-like domain-containing protein → MPRYSAKHRFRDRRAWVAAAVAAAVTAGGLTAAGLVGPGRATAYTSLNMSGQTLVFDHTTGKYVDIAGTGSGEDDGDIVLYKNVADVSGVKVDAVVTSDITNATVDVYDAPGSASGVAGNFQIDAHTGTGGGTTGFSFAFYEAGTYTGPGSGTPVVLKNVTMTSIDIDTSGSTEYQFTDFSGFQRYTVVNARNTANQPWLEVSQPPGSNRARFKATDPANRPNDPRDQASVTYDALSRIDIVFGNVTAGNNFFGVQFGTPNWGAYSTQVVTYDNPYNQPPTTTSRTVNVVPGVPTPLPLSTFGTYSDPDDNPMAGVRFVSTPTQGALELQTGSSWAPVTAGQFVTTDDIELGKLRLTAGPLDSMDFRVSDGLALSTGSNTVTLSPSTTSQTITFPSPVVAAPGSTVASDATASSGLPVTLTSKSPAICAVDTLDPTTIDALVAGACTVEATQDGDGTYGFAPPVELTFPVSTLAGQSITFPAPGTQQLATGAPQTFASGATADSGLPVTLASYTPSVCTVSGLSIRVAATGPCKVRATQPGNGTYAFATPVERVFDVVLATYAVTYDANGGTGTTPTTSTFSAGGSTTVAGGAALSRAGYSFQGWNTAADGSGTSYAAGATYSTNANVTLYARWAPVYTVSYDANGGAGAPVSASFTAGGSVTVASGSGVTYAGRAFTGWNTAADGSGTAYAAGSTYNAGAHATLYAQWHVLNIAPAYTGAGSNTAQTVVLGDTPAGLAATDADNDPLTYTRTGGVLPAGVTLGSGGAFSGTVTTPGVYVATVTVADGRGGTADTTLTVTVVAAGAPTVGPDTATTPVDAPVTTDVLANDTDPAGYPLTVTGITQPGHGSAVLGTGGRVTYTAATGWSGNDSYTYTVDNGRGGIAVGTVSVSVTPRAADDSAVTPAETPVTIDVLANDVGTFDRSSVTVTKGPRHGTTVVGSGGNVVYTPAFGHAGDDAFTYTALDGAGRAVAANVTVVTTPPAVAAPTSLSSSGTGSAQQTGGVSIPRGGSAMLLDAAGNPAIVVTVPGEGTYALDTTTGTITFVPAPGFTGVAKGVRFRVTDAYNQVASATYVPNVVPAPAAPVVLPPVSAGTSAPKRRTIAESGSTVPVSCSVSNARIDRCAVTLFAHVNGEPTVTGRGAVKVAAVRSVRYLNVPVKLTALGRALAAQPGGREMSVVSRIARRGGGPTLVVHTRTKVVAKDVLLVRPVYFDTDSSVIRPADRRYLDGLRTKLTGVRTVTCIGSTDSRDTTAYNVGLGKRRAVSVCTFLLEGLDADAVTVTQGETSPIATNATARGRQLNRRTDIRLGY, encoded by the coding sequence GTGCCTCGTTACTCTGCCAAGCACCGGTTCCGTGACCGGCGTGCCTGGGTGGCGGCCGCCGTCGCAGCCGCCGTCACAGCCGGCGGCCTGACCGCCGCCGGGCTCGTCGGGCCCGGGCGCGCCACGGCGTACACCAGCCTGAACATGTCCGGGCAGACCCTGGTCTTCGACCACACCACCGGCAAGTACGTCGACATTGCCGGCACCGGCTCCGGCGAGGACGACGGCGACATCGTCCTCTACAAGAACGTGGCCGACGTCTCCGGCGTCAAGGTCGACGCGGTCGTCACCAGCGACATCACCAACGCCACCGTGGACGTGTACGACGCCCCGGGCAGCGCGAGCGGGGTGGCCGGCAACTTCCAGATCGACGCCCACACCGGCACCGGTGGCGGCACGACCGGCTTCTCGTTCGCGTTCTACGAGGCCGGGACGTACACGGGCCCGGGGTCGGGCACGCCGGTCGTCCTCAAGAACGTGACGATGACCTCGATCGACATCGACACGTCGGGCAGCACCGAGTACCAGTTCACCGACTTCAGCGGCTTCCAGCGCTACACCGTCGTCAACGCCCGCAACACGGCGAACCAGCCCTGGCTCGAGGTCTCCCAGCCGCCCGGCAGCAACCGCGCGCGGTTCAAGGCGACCGACCCGGCCAACCGGCCCAACGACCCGCGCGACCAGGCGAGCGTCACGTACGACGCGCTGAGCCGGATCGACATCGTCTTCGGCAACGTGACGGCGGGCAACAACTTCTTCGGGGTGCAGTTCGGGACCCCGAACTGGGGCGCCTACTCGACCCAGGTCGTGACGTACGACAACCCCTACAACCAGCCCCCCACCACGACGAGCCGCACGGTCAACGTCGTCCCCGGCGTCCCCACGCCGCTGCCGCTGTCGACCTTCGGCACGTACTCCGACCCCGACGACAACCCGATGGCCGGCGTCAGGTTCGTGAGCACGCCGACCCAGGGCGCGCTGGAGCTGCAGACGGGCTCCTCGTGGGCGCCGGTCACCGCCGGCCAGTTCGTGACGACGGACGACATCGAGCTGGGCAAGCTGCGCCTGACGGCCGGCCCGCTCGACAGCATGGACTTCCGCGTCTCCGACGGCCTCGCGCTCAGCACGGGGTCCAACACGGTGACGCTGAGCCCGTCGACGACGAGCCAGACGATCACCTTCCCGAGCCCGGTCGTGGCCGCGCCCGGCAGCACCGTCGCCTCCGACGCCACCGCCTCCTCCGGCCTGCCGGTCACGCTGACCAGCAAGTCGCCCGCCATCTGCGCCGTGGACACGCTCGACCCGACCACGATCGACGCGCTCGTGGCCGGCGCGTGCACGGTCGAGGCGACGCAGGACGGTGACGGGACGTACGGCTTCGCCCCGCCCGTGGAGCTGACCTTCCCGGTCTCCACCCTGGCCGGCCAGTCGATCACGTTCCCGGCTCCGGGCACCCAGCAGCTGGCGACCGGCGCGCCGCAGACCTTCGCCTCGGGCGCGACCGCCGACTCCGGCCTGCCGGTGACGCTCGCGTCGTACACCCCGTCGGTCTGCACCGTGTCCGGCCTCTCGATCCGCGTCGCGGCCACCGGTCCGTGCAAGGTGCGCGCCACCCAGCCGGGCAACGGCACGTACGCCTTCGCGACCCCGGTCGAGCGTGTGTTCGACGTCGTCCTCGCCACCTACGCCGTCACCTACGACGCCAACGGCGGCACCGGCACGACCCCGACCACGTCGACGTTCTCCGCCGGCGGCTCGACCACCGTGGCCGGGGGCGCCGCGCTCTCCCGCGCCGGCTACTCGTTCCAGGGCTGGAACACGGCCGCCGACGGCAGCGGCACGAGCTACGCGGCGGGGGCGACGTACAGCACCAACGCGAACGTCACGCTGTACGCCCGCTGGGCGCCGGTCTACACCGTCAGCTACGACGCCAACGGCGGCGCCGGCGCCCCGGTCTCCGCCAGCTTCACGGCCGGCGGGTCGGTCACGGTCGCGAGCGGCTCGGGCGTCACGTACGCCGGCCGGGCCTTCACCGGCTGGAACACCGCCGCGGACGGCTCGGGCACGGCGTACGCCGCCGGCTCGACCTACAACGCGGGCGCGCACGCGACGCTGTACGCCCAGTGGCACGTGCTGAACATCGCTCCCGCCTACACCGGCGCGGGCTCGAACACCGCCCAGACCGTCGTCCTCGGCGACACCCCCGCCGGGCTGGCGGCCACCGACGCCGACAACGACCCGCTGACCTACACGCGCACGGGCGGCGTGCTGCCGGCGGGCGTGACCCTCGGCTCCGGGGGCGCGTTCTCCGGCACCGTGACGACGCCCGGCGTGTACGTCGCGACGGTCACCGTCGCCGACGGCCGGGGCGGCACCGCGGACACGACGCTGACCGTCACCGTCGTCGCCGCGGGCGCGCCCACGGTCGGCCCGGACACCGCGACGACCCCGGTCGACGCACCCGTCACGACCGACGTCCTCGCCAACGACACCGACCCGGCCGGCTACCCGCTGACGGTCACCGGCATCACGCAGCCCGGCCACGGCAGCGCGGTTCTCGGCACCGGCGGCCGCGTGACGTACACCGCCGCGACTGGCTGGAGCGGCAACGACTCCTACACCTACACGGTCGACAACGGCCGTGGTGGGATCGCCGTCGGCACCGTGAGCGTCTCGGTGACGCCGCGCGCGGCCGACGACAGCGCGGTGACGCCGGCGGAGACCCCGGTCACGATCGACGTCCTCGCCAACGACGTCGGCACCTTCGACCGCTCCTCGGTCACCGTGACCAAGGGCCCCAGGCACGGCACGACCGTGGTCGGCTCGGGCGGCAACGTCGTCTACACCCCGGCGTTCGGGCACGCCGGCGACGACGCCTTCACCTACACCGCGCTCGACGGCGCCGGGCGCGCGGTGGCGGCGAACGTCACGGTCGTCACGACGCCGCCGGCCGTGGCCGCTCCGACGTCGCTGTCCTCGTCCGGCACCGGCTCCGCGCAGCAGACCGGCGGGGTCTCGATCCCGCGCGGCGGCTCCGCGATGCTGCTCGACGCGGCCGGCAACCCGGCCATTGTCGTCACCGTGCCGGGCGAGGGGACGTACGCGCTCGACACCACGACGGGCACCATCACGTTCGTCCCGGCCCCCGGCTTCACCGGTGTGGCCAAGGGCGTGCGGTTCCGGGTGACCGACGCGTACAACCAGGTGGCGTCGGCGACGTACGTGCCGAACGTCGTCCCGGCCCCGGCCGCCCCCGTGGTGCTCCCGCCGGTCAGCGCCGGGACGTCGGCGCCGAAGCGACGCACAATCGCGGAGTCCGGCAGCACCGTTCCGGTGAGCTGCTCGGTGTCGAACGCCCGCATCGACCGGTGCGCGGTGACGCTCTTCGCCCACGTGAACGGGGAGCCCACGGTCACCGGCCGCGGTGCCGTGAAGGTCGCGGCGGTCAGGTCGGTCCGCTACCTCAACGTCCCGGTCAAGCTGACCGCGCTCGGGCGTGCCCTGGCCGCGCAGCCGGGCGGCCGGGAGATGTCGGTGGTCTCGCGCATCGCCCGCCGCGGCGGCGGCCCGACCCTGGTCGTGCACACCCGCACCAAGGTCGTCGCGAAGGACGTGCTGCTCGTCCGCCCCGTCTACTTCGACACCGACAGCTCGGTCATCCGGCCGGCCGACCGCAGGTACCTCGACGGCCTGCGGACCAAGCTGACCGGGGTGCGCACCGTCACCTGCATCGGCTCGACCGACTCGCGGGACACGACGGCCTACAACGTCGGCCTGGGCAAGCGGCGTGCCGTCTCGGTCTGCACCTTCCTGCTCGAGGGGCTCGACGCGGACGCCGTGACGGTCACCCAGGGCGAGACCTCGCCGATCGCGACCAACGCGACCGCGCGCGGGCGCCAGCTCAACCGGCGCACGGACATCCGCCTCGGCTACTGA